The Streptomyces sp. NL15-2K genome contains a region encoding:
- a CDS encoding SGNH/GDSL hydrolase family protein yields the protein MRRCFWGGAVALTLFAALLPGGSASAAPGRGAEPPPLERLFDNRAVSDDALPGEADFDGSGASLSARDLTAAGWTPGRTLTVQGARLTWPGRQPGEPDNVRAAGQDVRVRGRGDALAFLVAGTGGDAVGATGTVSYANGSRSSYRLTAPDWRTGPLATKALALPHINTPGGQLTEQARLYVVTVPLVPGREVVSVRLPLASDLHVFALSVRAAAPGWSGSWAAATSGYTAVGPWSDRTVRLVVHTSVGGPRVRLRFDNTFAAAPVRIGSVTVAVQARGAAARGAPVPLTFQGTAGVEIPAGTQAFSDPLGFAVPADTNLLVSFHLPLSVSAAPVHRLALQRSYVSEPGDHAADASPAAYTSVMTSWPLLTGVDVGGGPGSVVLLGDSITDGDQSTVDANRRWPNVLATRLLNQNVVPRYGVLNQGISANRVVTDRYPGDGVSTDTGGVSALHRFDRDVLAQTSARTAVVFEGVNDVRWGATAAQVIAGLRELADRGHARGLRMLAATVLPCEGETRCTTAVDAERVAVNAWIRSAGVFDGVLDFDGVVCDPAHPARMLPAYDSGDHLHPGDAGLAALAESVDLALLQG from the coding sequence GTGCGCCGATGCTTCTGGGGTGGTGCGGTCGCCCTCACCCTGTTCGCCGCCCTCCTCCCGGGAGGCTCGGCGTCGGCAGCCCCCGGCCGAGGGGCGGAACCTCCTCCCCTGGAGCGGCTCTTCGACAACAGGGCCGTCAGCGACGACGCCCTCCCGGGCGAGGCGGACTTCGACGGCTCGGGCGCCTCCCTGTCGGCGCGGGACCTCACGGCCGCCGGCTGGACACCGGGCCGCACCCTCACCGTGCAGGGAGCCCGGCTCACCTGGCCGGGGCGGCAACCGGGCGAGCCGGACAATGTGCGGGCCGCCGGACAGGACGTCCGCGTGCGGGGGCGCGGTGACGCGCTCGCCTTCCTCGTGGCGGGCACGGGCGGTGACGCGGTAGGCGCCACGGGCACGGTCTCGTACGCGAACGGCAGCCGCTCCTCGTACCGGCTGACCGCCCCCGACTGGCGCACCGGCCCGCTCGCCACCAAGGCGCTCGCGCTGCCGCACATCAACACGCCCGGCGGCCAACTCACCGAGCAGGCACGGCTGTACGTCGTGACCGTGCCGCTCGTACCGGGGCGCGAGGTCGTCTCCGTACGGCTGCCGCTCGCGTCCGACCTGCATGTCTTCGCGCTGTCGGTGCGGGCCGCCGCGCCGGGCTGGTCGGGGAGCTGGGCGGCGGCCACGTCCGGTTATACGGCTGTGGGGCCCTGGTCGGACCGGACGGTACGGCTCGTGGTGCACACGTCGGTGGGCGGGCCGCGGGTGCGGCTGCGGTTCGACAACACCTTCGCGGCGGCGCCGGTACGGATCGGCAGCGTCACGGTGGCGGTGCAGGCGCGGGGCGCGGCGGCGCGGGGAGCGCCGGTGCCGCTGACCTTCCAGGGTACGGCGGGGGTCGAGATCCCGGCGGGGACACAGGCGTTCAGTGATCCGCTGGGCTTCGCGGTACCGGCGGACACCAATCTGCTGGTGAGCTTCCACCTGCCCCTGTCGGTGTCCGCCGCGCCCGTGCACCGGCTCGCGCTGCAGCGGTCGTACGTGAGCGAGCCGGGCGATCACGCGGCGGACGCCTCCCCGGCGGCGTACACCTCGGTGATGACGAGCTGGCCGCTGCTGACCGGGGTGGACGTGGGCGGCGGGCCGGGCTCGGTGGTGCTGCTCGGGGACTCGATCACCGACGGCGACCAGTCCACGGTGGACGCGAACCGGCGGTGGCCCAATGTGCTGGCCACACGGCTGCTGAACCAGAATGTGGTCCCGCGCTATGGGGTGCTCAACCAGGGCATCTCCGCGAACCGTGTGGTCACCGACCGGTATCCCGGCGACGGGGTGTCCACCGACACGGGCGGGGTGAGCGCGCTGCACCGGTTCGACCGGGACGTCCTCGCCCAGACGTCCGCGCGTACGGCTGTCGTCTTCGAGGGCGTGAACGACGTGCGGTGGGGTGCCACGGCGGCGCAGGTGATCGCCGGGCTGCGAGAACTCGCGGACCGGGGGCACGCGCGCGGGCTGCGGATGCTGGCGGCGACCGTCCTGCCGTGCGAGGGCGAGACACGGTGCACGACCGCCGTCGACGCGGAGCGGGTCGCGGTCAACGCGTGGATCCGGAGCGCGGGCGTGTTCGACGGCGTGCTCGACTTCGACGGGGTGGTATGCGACCCCGCGCATCCGGCGCGGATGCTGCCCGCCTACGACAGCGGGGACCATCTGCATCCGGGGGACGCGGGGCTGGCCGCGCTCGCGGAGTCGGTGGACCTGGCGTTGCTGCAGGGCTAG